From a region of the Salinispira pacifica genome:
- a CDS encoding dihydroorotate dehydrogenase-like protein: MSKLHTSYLGLKLKNPLIVSSSSLTSNIESIEKLADAGAGAVVLKSLFEEQIQAETNEMGETLSHAEAYDYIEQMGMSLGPAQYLELVRESKSRVDIPVIASLNCVDGKWWKEYAVQLDSAGADALEVNLSLMPRRFDQKSGDLEKELIHTVETIRKHSSLPLAIKLGPYFTSLPEFATRLQKAGADALVLFNRFYQFDFDLSTGQPKGRVSLSSPEDYHQALRWISILFDRAGVELAASTGVHNAETALKMIAAGADAVQLCSVFYRNNTQILESILRDMEVQLDSLGVSDIQDLKGRYAQKRSEKPESYERLQYIKALTGLS, from the coding sequence TATCTGGGGTTGAAGCTGAAAAATCCCCTGATTGTTTCCAGTTCCAGCCTCACATCCAACATCGAAAGCATAGAAAAGCTGGCCGACGCCGGAGCAGGCGCCGTTGTACTGAAATCCCTGTTCGAGGAACAGATACAGGCGGAAACCAATGAAATGGGAGAGACCCTCTCTCATGCAGAAGCCTACGATTACATAGAACAGATGGGCATGAGCCTGGGCCCGGCCCAGTATCTTGAACTGGTGCGGGAGAGCAAAAGCCGGGTGGATATTCCGGTTATCGCAAGTCTGAACTGCGTGGACGGAAAATGGTGGAAAGAGTATGCAGTGCAGCTGGATTCCGCCGGCGCGGATGCACTTGAGGTGAACCTAAGCCTCATGCCCCGGCGCTTTGATCAGAAATCCGGCGACCTTGAGAAGGAGCTGATCCACACCGTGGAAACGATCCGAAAGCACAGTTCCCTCCCCCTGGCCATTAAACTGGGTCCGTATTTCACAAGTCTGCCGGAATTTGCAACCCGTCTGCAGAAGGCGGGAGCTGATGCGCTTGTACTGTTCAACCGCTTTTATCAGTTTGATTTCGACCTGAGTACAGGGCAGCCCAAAGGCAGGGTATCGTTGAGTAGCCCGGAAGATTACCATCAGGCTCTCCGCTGGATATCAATCCTTTTCGACCGTGCCGGAGTGGAACTGGCTGCATCCACGGGAGTGCACAATGCTGAGACGGCATTGAAAATGATTGCCGCCGGCGCCGATGCGGTGCAGCTGTGCTCGGTCTTCTACCGGAACAATACACAGATTCTGGAAAGCATTCTCAGGGATATGGAAGTGCAGCTTGACAGCCTTGGTGTGTCCGATATTCAGGATCTGAAAGGCCGCTATGCACAGAAGCGCTCGGAAAAGCCCGAGAGCTATGAGCGTCTTCAGTATATCAAGGCTCTTACCGGATTAAGCTGA